One Cydia fagiglandana chromosome 5, ilCydFagi1.1, whole genome shotgun sequence genomic window, CAGCTTTTATTGAATTATGATTATCTTTGAGTTTATCATAAAGGTCTGTGGTAGTTTTAGTTGTAAACACATGAACCTCTGACGAATTAGCTACATGATGAATCAATATACCATAAACTGCTGTGCTAGATTCAGTTGTAATCACATTAGTCTTTGACAAATTTGCGACATCATTTATAAATATGCCATCAATAGATCGGGTAGATTCCGTTGTAATCCTATAACCTTCTGACGAAATCGAAATGTAATTTTTCGATATGCTTTCAACTGCTGCTGTGGAAGATTCGAATGTAAACACATCAGCTTTTGTTGAATTTACAAGATCTGTATTACTTTcatttgtaaatatataaacttCTGACAAATTTCCTTTCACAGCTGTTGATTTATCATAGAGTTCTGTTGTAGTTTGATTTCTCAGTAAATACGACTCTGTCGTACTTTCATTATGCTCCTTTGGATTAATTGTtcgtttattaattatttccaTTTCTTCACACTCGAGGTAATAAGTCTCTCTACTAATTGCTTTTGATCCATCAAAGCAACTTGTTTCAGTATCACATTCGAGGTAAAAtgtgttatttaaataaagtgGTGCATCAAAACCTACAGCGCAGCCGTCATTGAGAG contains:
- the LOC134664782 gene encoding uncharacterized protein LOC134664782, with the translated sequence MSMNMKRIVCYYLAISMIPLKECAYLDGDCMELQLLVEETHCGYNNMTSLTMYTINNESLVTSLNDGCAVGFDAPLYLNNTFYLECDTETSCFDGSKAISRETYYLECEEMEIINKRTINPKEHNESTTESYLLRNQTTTELYDKSTAVKGNLSEVYIFTNESNTDLVNSTKADVFTFESSTAAVESISKNYISISSEGYRITTESTRSIDGIFINDVANLSKTNVITTESSTAVYGILIHHVANSSEVHVFTTKTTTDLYDKLKDNHNSIKADIDNKTTTEHHDVLKDINATSTKIDELNNKTDVHSVKAAKENSSDSSNVLAILGYSLASVGATLALAFGAYRLKNALQSGSYLIPETPRPPAFTELA